From Vitis vinifera cultivar Pinot Noir 40024 chromosome 5, ASM3070453v1, the proteins below share one genomic window:
- the LOC100267411 gene encoding V-type proton ATPase subunit F codes for MAGRAQIPTKSSALIAMIADEDTITGFLLAGVGNVDLRRKTNYLIVDSKTTVKQIEDAFKEFTTKEDIAIILISQYVANMIRFLVDSYNKPVPAILEIPSKDHPYDPAHDSVLSRVKYLFSAESVASGRR; via the exons ATGGCTGGCAGAGCTCAAATCCCCACTAAAAGCTCGGCACTCATTGCTATGATTGCTGATGAG GACACTATAACTGGGTTTTTGCTGGCTGGAGTGGGTAATGTTGACTTGCGGAGAAAGACAAATTATCTCATTGTTGACTCAA AAACAACTGTAAAACAAATTGAAGATGCATTCAAGGAATTCACCACAAAGGAAGACATTGCTATCATTTTAATAAGCCAATAT GTTGCGAACATGATAAGGTTCCTAGTAGATAGCTACAACAAGCCGGTACCAGCAATTCTGGAGATTCCATCCAAGGACCATCCTTACGATCCTGCTCATGATTCAGTTCTCTCACGAGTGAAGTACCTCTTCTCTGCTGAGTCTGTGGCATCCGGAAGGCGTTGA